The genomic region TAATTGTGACACATTTGTCAATAATTTCATACAACTCTCCCACGGTTTAGTTTTAATTCTATTGTACCATAAAAATACTGAAAATTTGCACAACTCTCTAGTTATTCTCTTTTTATGGCTGAAATAAGTAGAAAAACAGCTGAAAATTCAGCTGTTTAATAGTTTATTTTTTACTACTTTCATCATCCATTGAAAGTACTGACAGGAAGGCTTCTTGTGGCACTTCAACAGAACCGATAGCTTTCATACGTTTTTTACCTGCTTTTTGTTTTTCAAGCAATTTACGTTTACGAGAAACGTCACCACCATAACATTTAGCCAAAACGTTTTTACGAAGGGCTTTAATATCTGAACGAGCCACGATTTTTTGACCGATAGCTGCTTGAATTGGCACTTCGAATTGTTGACGTGGAATGATTTTCTTCAATTTTTCAACGATTAATTTACCACGTTCATAGGCAAATTCATTGTGAACGATGAAGCTAAGCGCATCGACTTTATCTCCGTTAAGCAGAATATCCATTTTAACCAATTTAGATTTGCGGTATTCTGAAATTTCGTAATCAAAGCTTGCATAACCACGTGTTGATGATTTCAATTTATCAAAGAAATCAAAGACAATTTCAGCAAGCGGAATTTGGTAAATGACATTCACACGATTTTCATCGATGTAATCCATTGTGACAAAATCACCACGTTTGCGTTGCGCAAGTTCCATAACAGCTCCGACAAATTCTTGTGGAACCATGATTTGTGCTTTAACGTATGGTTCTTCGATGCTTGCAACCTTAGTTGGGTCTGGGAATTCAGAAGGGTTTGATACTTCAAGCATGTCGCCATCGGTCGTATTAACATGGTAAACAACGGATGGTGCTGTCATAATCAAATCAATGTTAAATTCACGTTCCAAACGTTCTTGGATAACATCCATGTGAAGAAGTCCCAAGAAACCACAACGGAAACCAAAACCAAGCGCTTGTGACGTTTCTGGTTCAAATTGAAGACTAGCATCGTTCAATTGAAGTTTTTCAAGAGCTTCACGAAGGTCGTTGTATTTGTTTGATTCGATTGGGTAAAGACCAGCAAACACCATTGGGTTCATTTGTTTATAACCGTGAAGTGGTGCTTCTGCTGGGTTATCCGCAAGAGTAACCGTATCACCGACACGAGTGTCCGCTACAGTCTTAATGGATGCTGCGATATAACCAACATCACCAGTTGCTAGGAAATCACGACCCACTGCTTTTGGTGTGAAGATACCCACTTCAGTGACATCAAATGTTTTACCATTAGACATCAACTGGATAGTATCGCCAGGTTTTACCATACCATTGACGATACGAACTTGAAGAATAACCCCACGATAAGCATCGTAAACTGAGTCAAAGATAAGTGCTTGAAGTGGTGCTTCAATATCACCTGCTGGCGCTGGCACGTACTCAACGATTTGCTCAAGGATTTCTTCAATCCCGATACCAGCTTTTGCTGAAGCAAGTACTGCTTCTGATGCATCAAGTCCGATAACATCTTCGATTTCTTGACGAACACGTTCAGGGTCAGCAGCTGGCAAATCGATTTTATTGATAACTGGCAAGATTTCCAAGTCATTATCAAGTGCTAAATACACATTGGCAAGTGTTTGAGCTTCGATACCTTGTGCCGCATCGACAACCAAAATAGCACCTTCACAGGCTGCAAGTGAACGAGACACTTCATATGAAAAGTCAACGTGCCCTGGTGTGTCAATCAAGTGGAAAATGTAAGTTTCACCATCTTTAGCTGTGTAATTCAACTCAATCGCATTCAATTTGATTGTGATACCACGTTCACGTTCCAAATCCATACTATCCAAGAGTTGAGCTTGCATTTCACGACTAGAGACAGTTTCAGTTTTTTCCAAAATACGGTCAGCCAAAGTTGACTTTCCGTGGTCAATATGCGCAATAATTGAGAAATTGCGAATCTTTTCTTGTCGTTTTTTTAATTCTTGAATATCCATCTATCTATAATCCTATACAATTATTCATTATTTCTATTATAACAAATAAACACCACTGGTGCTATAAAAAGTTTTCTAGGCACGATAAATATCGCTAAAATCAGCTACCGCAAATCATTTTACAATTTTTGCAGAAAGCGTTATTATTAATCAAAGGTAATAAAAACTCAATTCTGCAAACCTATGACCCACATAGATTACCCCACCCAGTGACGAACTAGGTGGGGTTTTGGTGTTGTAAATCTTGAGAGTACAAAAACGTCCTCTTTCTATTTTGTTTTTAATTTTTTGTTTTACGGTTACTTAAATCTTGAGAGTACAAAAACTCTTGCAAGCCTGCATGTGACAAATCTAAGGTTTTACGGTTACTTAAATCTTGAGAGTACAAAAACATTCCTAGCTCAATCGTGAAGAAGACGACTGTTTTACGGTTACTTAAATCTTGAGAGTACAAAAACACAAGCGTTCTTGTTTGCTGCGATAGTTATGTTTTACGGTTACTTAAATCTTGAGAGTACAAAAACAAAAGAATTCAGCGTATTGAGCTATACCAGGTTTTACGGTTACTTAAATCTTGAGAGTATAAAAACAGGCCTGTATGGTTTAGCTTGCAGTATTAGTTTTACGGTTACTTAAATCTTGAGAGTACAAAAACAGCTATTCACTCTTACAAATCCTTGCCCCCGTTTTACGGTTACTTAAATCTTGAGAGTACAAAAACAATGCTTAGAAAGGTTGTTATATCAATGTGTTTTACGGTTACTTAAATCTTGAGAGTACAAAAACTGGTTTAAAAATAATGGTTGTTTCATCGGGTTTTACGGTTACTTAAATCTTGAGAGTACAAAAACAACTCTTTGTACGGCTCGCTGATAACCGAAGTTTTACGGTTACTTAAATCTTGAGAGTACAAAAACACAATTATTGTCAGCTCCGTGACAGCAATGGTTTTACGGTTACTTAAATCTTGAGAGTACAAAAACTATACATTCGAACTTGTCGCTCACTTGTACGTTTTACGGTTACTTAAATCTTGAGAGTACAAAAACAATAGGTTCTATCTCCCCTGCCGGAATAAGTTTTACGGTTACTTAAATCTTGAGAGTACAAAAACAATAGGTTCTATCTCCCCTGCCGGAATAAGTTTTACGGTTACTTAAATCTTGAGAGTACAAAAACACGATTACAAGCCATCCACAAGGCCTTATTGTTTTACGGTTACTTAAATCTTGAGAGTACAAAAACTCTTTTCAGGTACAGGAACAAACACGCTAGGTTTTACGGTTACTTAAATCTTGAGAGTACAAAAACTCAGTTTATTAGCCATATTGTTTGAAACTCGTTTTACGGTTACTTAAATCTTGAGAGTACAAAAACCCGTTTTAACGTCATCTCTAAACTGTTTTGGTTTTACGGTTACTTAAATCTTGAGAGTACAAAAACCCGATTGCGTTCTTCGGTCCACCGAAGTCGGTTTTACGGTTACTTAAATCTTGAGAGTACAAAAACCTCTAATAATCATCTAACATGCCACTTTCAGTTTTACGGTTACTTAAATCTTGAGAGTACAAAAACAGCGATTTGGGCTGCTTTTGACGTGATTATGTTTTACGGTTACTTAAATCTTGAGAGTACAAAAACTTAGCTCTTTACTTAATTCATCTAGCGTTAGTTTTACGGTTACTTAAATCTTGAGAGTACAAAAACAATGTGATATTGCCGCTATCCAAGTCGAAGGTTTTACGGTTACTTAAATCTTGAGAGTACAAAAACAAGGTCGTCCAGGCGTTGGAAAGAGTCATCTGTTTTACGGTTACTTAAATCTTGAGAGTACAAAAACGGTCACCAGCAATATTAACAATCCCTTTGAGTTTTACGGTTACTTAAATCTTGAGAGTACAAAAACCACTCATAGCAGTCGATACAAAATACTTCTGTTTTACGGTTACTTAAATCTTGAGAGTACAAAAACCCAACGGGTGTTCAAATTTATAACAAGTCAGTTTTACGGTTACTTAAATCTTGAGAGTACAAAAACCTCAAATCGTCATTTTGGGTCTTTATACT from Streptococcus lutetiensis harbors:
- the lepA gene encoding translation elongation factor 4 is translated as MDIQELKKRQEKIRNFSIIAHIDHGKSTLADRILEKTETVSSREMQAQLLDSMDLERERGITIKLNAIELNYTAKDGETYIFHLIDTPGHVDFSYEVSRSLAACEGAILVVDAAQGIEAQTLANVYLALDNDLEILPVINKIDLPAADPERVRQEIEDVIGLDASEAVLASAKAGIGIEEILEQIVEYVPAPAGDIEAPLQALIFDSVYDAYRGVILQVRIVNGMVKPGDTIQLMSNGKTFDVTEVGIFTPKAVGRDFLATGDVGYIAASIKTVADTRVGDTVTLADNPAEAPLHGYKQMNPMVFAGLYPIESNKYNDLREALEKLQLNDASLQFEPETSQALGFGFRCGFLGLLHMDVIQERLEREFNIDLIMTAPSVVYHVNTTDGDMLEVSNPSEFPDPTKVASIEEPYVKAQIMVPQEFVGAVMELAQRKRGDFVTMDYIDENRVNVIYQIPLAEIVFDFFDKLKSSTRGYASFDYEISEYRKSKLVKMDILLNGDKVDALSFIVHNEFAYERGKLIVEKLKKIIPRQQFEVPIQAAIGQKIVARSDIKALRKNVLAKCYGGDVSRKRKLLEKQKAGKKRMKAIGSVEVPQEAFLSVLSMDDESSKK